The genomic window tatacccctgtgatacaggaagtcatggttgaacaatttcctgttcctagacacccaggtgtactaaaaaaaatgtaaaatatcaatgggaatatacttcaaatatttttttctcatatgaattaatagaggtgccaataattgttgcacacctacatttaacaaagatattttttgataaacctgtgttttgtttgcaattgcttgatattcatgagagcagagtattttgagaatttctttttaacaaaagatcaaaagtttaaacaacaaagacagttttggacaatttttcacagccttctttgctcatatttaccaagggtgccaatattagtggagggcaccgtaTCCCTGTCAAACACTCAGTACACTACAGATGCCCTTAAGTCGTCCTCAGAAGTTGGTGCTTAATAGTTTGGAGGTCATTAGGACCAATATGGTACCTTCAAGTACTGTTGGAAATAGCTTGGTTACATGATGTATTGGTTAGCACACTGGACTCAGCGATCCAAATCTTGGTGCAAAGTCTTTGTTCAAGGTTCTGTACTATAGCAGGCAAGCTGTGTCAACTGAAGCATAGGTTTGCGCCAAGTAAGCTCCCAAACTCTTCTTCAATTTCAATCAATAAAagtacatcttatcttatcgTAATTATGACGTTGCAATGCTGTAATTACACCCCCTTcccccacaacacacactcacacagacggTAAGATTCATGTGTAGAATAAGATTTCTTACTAGTCaaattataatgaaatatttctctAATTATCATTCTGACTAGTCAAATTATAATGAAACATATCTCTAATTATCATGCTGACTAGTCAAATTATAATGAAAGATTTCTCTAATTATCATTCTTACTAGCCAAATTATAATTATGACTCGTCACTATACAATTTTATCTATCTAAAATATAATTAGTTTTATATGCTAATTCCACTTGCCATACCTTTTAAGTACTAGTGAAAATTCAATTAGATATATCTCCAATTAGAATTATACAGGCagacggtggcttagtggttagcacgtttgcctccagggtcgggggtttgattcccaccgtggccctgtgtgtgcagagtttgcatgttctccccgtgctgcgtgggtttcctccgggtactccggtttcctccaccggtccaaagacatgcatggtaagctgactggcatgtccaaagtgtccgtagtgtatgaatgggtgtgtgaatgtgtatgtgattgtgccctgcaatggactggcaccctgtccagggtgtacccccccctccccccttgtgccccatgctcctgggatatgctccaggttccctgtgaccctgaaaaggataagcggtatagaagatggatggatggatagaattATACATAATACAATGAATGACAGGTATCTTTAATTACAATTCCTACTTGTCAAAACTCATTTGTAGATATCACAAAATATTTTCCCATGTAAGTCAGTGGAGGTATATGACGAGTCAAAATAACACTGTGGATATCTTTAGTGTGTATTTTGACTAGTCATGATTATGTTGAAGATATCTTTAATGTCAATTATGACGAATCAAAATTACTAGTAGAGCCAGGTGCATTAGATGCTAAAACGGCTTGCCATATACCCTGCATAATCTTGACctctattaattattatttcagcTCACGTAATGGCGTTATGACATTGCGGAAGTGACGCGTCGCCCGTGGGTTGAATGCACTGATCTGCCGAGCTTCTTAAACGCTGCACGGGCTCTGGTGTGAATCCATTTTGTGGTTGTGTTTCTGATGGCGATGAAGCTAGTTTACTGGGATATAAGAGGGGTAAGAGATGAGAAACCGAATGCGTGTTTTAAATAATGCGTATTTATTAAAGTTTTAGCACTGTCTAGTTAAGATGTTTCATCTGTTTACGCGTTGAATAGCTTTTACAAACAAGTGTGCCGATGTAGGAGCAAATCCATGCCAAGTGAGAGAAAGATCTAGCAAAGTGACTTGAAGTATTCGTTTAGCACGACCTGTTTGCATCCGTACAGTTAGCAGGGGGTATATTAGTCAACTGAAGTGAAATGAAGTTGAATGAACCGTACATTTGAACTTGAAGTGGAAATAACTGACTCGGTTCCCGACCGTTAAACTTTTCAACACTAGTAATGTGTCGTTCGCGTGAGAGTCGACTCTTTAAGCCTTTTTATAGGTGAATGCTGGGAGTGGACTCGCATTTCTAAAGAGCCGCAATAGATGCTTTCAGTGTTCTGTTAAAAATATAGCAGTGTTCTATTCTTTAATTCCGATTCTCCATACTGAGCATTCGTgaccgctgtgtgtgtgtgtgtgtgtgtgtgtgtgtgtgagagagagagacagagagagacaaagtgatAGATTCAATGCGCGCGCGCCTGAGGCAAAATGAGGTTCACATCTGGTGAACATCAGGATAAAAGAAATAATCAAATACTACGTTTATCCgagttaaaggaaaactccacattgaaacacattaaatatgttgaAATGTAATAATGTTTGTGATGTGCTTCTCGAGTCTGGGGTTAATTTGAAGGTCTGTGCTGTatctttattattcatttcattatttcattatatgtGAGAAACTAGTCCTTTGCTGTCCAGGGGAAAATTACCAGAGCAGTTACAATGGCGTTCAATAGGAGAAAATCTTTCAGTGATCTCAAACATTATAAAGtttaatatgcaagtcattttccttttttggtgattgttgcggccaaaaatgcctGATTTtgcttggggtttttttgtgcctttttttttttttttgaagaaaactacttgaattggtgaaattgaaattgcacggtctttcacggtgatgtttgctggtacaTGAgatctttttagctgtactcatgtttgtcAAATGTGAGTTGAAAAGGTCTATgtctgaatgcatgttgtggtgatatcacatgatgtgtcttggcccaaatcttcagaaaatatgtggaaattttgaaaaattggtaGCTCCTCCAAATACTGCGGGGTTTGCTtaattttgcgttaatttctgccaTCGCAAAatgctggagggactgattttaACATGTATGTGAATAGATTTCATAACTAATGCTTTTCAAGTGTAATGTCGTCATATTGTTCACCAGAATGTTGAGaaaatttttattgaataaattaaGTGTTGGGTAGCAATTAGCCAGctatggggggggggacactGTAAAGAGTTGTTTGAGAGCTGGAAGAGTAGTAGTATTGATGAGCTGAACAGATTGGACCAAGTCACTGAAAAGCATTCCCATCACCATTTAAAACATGTAAACCTTGTTTTGTTTAACAGCTTGCTCAGCCCATTCGCCTGCTGTTGGAGTACACTGGCACCGAATGGGAGGATAAATTTTATTCCTGTGGTGAAGGTAAATGGCTAgaataaaaccttttaaaaaaagcaacaagTCTATATcatgtaataaaaatagaaatataatgGTTTTAAATTAGCAGTGTATGTGGGGAAATACATTcacatgcatgtttttaattGCAGCTCCCAATTATGATAAAAGCTGCTGGTTCAAAGAGAAAGCCACGCTCAACATGGACTTTCCTAATGTAAGTGGTGTCAAgagaaagcaaacaaaaaaacaatttgtaTCTTGGTGTTAATGATTAATAAGTCCTCTACAATAACTCtgcttttatattatttttagctGCCCTACCttgaggatggagagaggaaGATTGTGCAGAGTAATGCCATAATGAGATACATTGCTCGCAAGCACAACCTCTGTGAGGGCTCACTTTTTTCATTCACTTTACTGTTGTTTTGGATGGTGTTGGTTGGTCTCTTAAGCTGTTCTTAGCACAGAGTTAGATTTATTGTTTTGACATTACATCATTAGGTTCAGTTGGTTTCATTTTGCGACAATTTTTAAACCATTTCCGCACAAGCGTGGCATGcaagtgcattttttaaataagtgaaGAGACAATACTACTAGTTGTTAAATAGCACAAAAGGAGAAGCTTGCAGACGTTTAACGACAGGTTTCTTGTAAACAGTATGTGGAACTGAAGGTCTTTGTGCTACAGTGCTTTTGGGGACTCAAGCTATTGATATGTTGCAGGTTCTAAATAAAAGTTTATGCAGTCTACTGTATCTTTCTCTACATTTATTTACCATGACTTTAGGTGGGGAGACGGAGGACGAGATCATCAGAGTGGACATCTTGGAGAATCAGGCAATGGACTTCCGCAATGGTTTTGTCATGCTCTGTTATCTAGACTTTGTAAGTTTCTACAGTCTAAGTGTTATTTCAAAATTGTTCTTGTTCACTTCATGTGATGTTAACTATAGACACTGAGGGCCATACTCAGAGTTGATGACTTAAGATCAAAATGTTTTGTACATCAAAATTCGGATTCAGAGTAGGTTCTCAAGTAGAGGGGTCTGAATTGATGATCGCCTTCAGACACTTGACACCTTTAAACCAGAAAACTTTGAACTAAAGAAGCAGATCatgtaccccccccccacccccgatatgaaatatgaaatgcaACAGACAACTTGAAAATGAACAAAGGGTTCCACCATTATTATTTgccagcttataaaatagcacttgaacCAGCACATCTTTTTTTGCACAGTGAAGTAGAAGTACAGTGACCGAAAGCTTAGGCAGGGGTGAAACGTTTGTCAAGTAACAGTGACTGGACAGACCAGaagaacatttattatatatatttttgtattatacaacagttaatTGTGCACAAAATTTAAATTGAGGTTCTGAAATCATAATGTGTGCAGGATGTAGGCTATTTTATCACACTCACAATTTTGGGATTGACTCAGTACTATGCATGCATAATTCATAGCGTAGTGGTGTTCATAGTTTAATACAATCCTATAATATGTCCAACTTTTCAGGATAACAAAAAGAAAGGCTACTTGGAGGCACTGCCAGGAATTCTGAAGCAATTCTCTGTGTTTTTGGGAGACAGGAAGTGGTTTGCTGGTGATAAGGTAAAAAAACTCTTACTGGAAGAAACATGCTGACTGCACAGAATGTTCTGGTCTTACACTGTAAATGACTCATTCTCCAACATTATGTAGGCTGTGCAATTAATCATGCATTCTTTTGATGTAGATCACATTTGTGGACTTCATCATGTATGAATTGTTGGACCAGCACCGCATGTTTGAGCCCAAATGCCTGGACAACTTCAAGAACCTCAAAGATTTCCTGGACAGATTTGAGGTTTGGGTTAAATCCTGTTTGTTTCTTGAATCATATTGGAAGCTTCAGTTATTGTGATGTCTgcataaaaaacataaatactaAGAAAGTAAGCAGACTGTTGACTAAATGTTGTGCTATTGTTCTATTGAAGGCACTTGAGAAGATCTCAGCATACATGAAATCAAGCAGGTTCATGAAAACACCTGTAAACAACAAGATGGCAAAGTGGGGATACAAGAAGGAATGAAGACTGGCACCTTTTCGGTGATGATACACTGAAGTCACCTTTAAAAGCCTTAAAATGCATAAAACAGTAAATAGTTTAAGCAACCTCTGTTGTACAAAAAAATTAGACCAACGTATTTTTGGAAAGGATGTAAGACACAAGCACTTATTATTAAATTGTGCTCCATTCTTATTTTCGTTCAATAAAAATTTAAAGATTTTTGTTCATTGCCAGTTTACTCATAACACTTTGATTTTCTGCTCTGAATtaagaaataagaaacataGTCATGCTGAAACAGCACAATGATTCAGAACATTTTCTCAATACAAAATGTCCCATACATCGTCACTTTTATTTGAACATCAAATACATTCAAATAGGTCAAAGTTCAGAAGACTGGTTTACCAGAAGTTGCAAAACCATTCTAGATAGCAGTCATCATACTTTGTGATGATACATGATATACAGTCTTGCTTGAAAATTCCGGTCTATAAAGTAAAGaggaatatacagtactgtgcaaaagttttaggcaccctatttttttagtacaaactttgttatagatttttttgattttatgacttctacattatcaagtcagtactaaaacattttagattccaaacattagttttccaacacaaaatgaaatgttacagaaaaatgtttgtaattttttcagatgaaaaaacacaatgaaggctgctgggttttgctgcaaaaataagaagcaagtgcgacagtcaaagtctccagaagaaccgtggctggttctgcaagatgctcaataaaacttaccaaTTAAtctccttataaaactgcataaattttactatttttatttttttgtcaaacCAAATATTGACGTTTCATTTACTAATGTTTACTGTTCcttacagttgttttttttatgtagaaacatttaatttcattattttgaaggtgtctttgctctacagcatttcattgcatgtgcctaaaaccttTGCACAGTGCTGTACATACAAAGAGACACAAGCAATATGGAGAGGTAAATCTATAATCAGTGTGTTTTAGGAATAATTTCTGATTAGAGTGGATAGATTAAACTGGATCATAGACTCTATAAATATTTGACCGTAAATATGGCTTTAAATATAGTTTTAATCATATATATCTTCATTATTAACTTCAGATTAATCTTTACAATTCTGACACAAGTGTTAGATGATAAATAGGATAAACACAGGATCAAAAAAAGGCATGACAcgaaacaacacatttttaccacctatttaaaattgtaatggGAGTATAACTTCAGTTGATATTTATGTTCAGATCATAAACCTGTTTTCATGAACCAACAAATGATGATAATTCCAGCATGTAATCACTGTGCAGTTCTCTTGAGCGAATCCGTCAACTGGCATCTGCATCCTCACCAAAGCCCATGATGTCAGGTTTAATGGCCATTGTAGTGGTTGTATTCTGCTTCACTTGCAAGCTGCAGAAACATGCACATGTTCATGCACTTAAATATGgtgaaaaatgtgtatataaccTTAGAACCTGTCTgctattataaatgtataaacaaatatttactttggTTTTGGGTGATTAAACTGATGCATTATAAGAGTTGCGCCAATAAGTAAGAGTTCTGGTTAAAcgatatgtttgtgtatgcacaTTTATACATACGGCCATAGATGATTTAACGGCCTGCAGTTGGAAGAAAACACGACCACCTTCTTCAGGGCACACAGCTCGTATATCATCACGCCTCATCCCCAAAAGCAATGCTCCATTCATCATACCCAGGTTCCGTATtgtcctacacacacaaaattcgCACTCATAAAACCCAGACAAGGCGAAAGAGAAGTGGGGTTTATAGCACTGTGTTATAAATGATTATGGTGCTTCACCCACAACTGCAATCCTATTTAACAGTGCTCCTAAAAGTGTACATCCTATACACGAGTAACTAGTTAATTGAGTAACTTTGCACTTATAGCTGTAGCTAATAGGCTTCTGTATATTTTACAGTcagctgtaaactgtaattAACATATTTGTGGCCAAATTGTGAAACTCAATTATTAACGTTTAAATAATGTCAGCTTTTCTTGCTTCTTGATGTGGTTTTGACCAAAAGGCCAACAATAGCTGAATATTTTCAGTATAAATTTCTAAAGAAATTAAAAGTATTAATCcacacatttacaaatatactgtatgcacaAACTATTAtggcacaaaaacatttttttcctattATGACATTTAATTAACCAATATACAATCCATTCcattatttagtttatattagattttgcataccctatatatatatatatatatatatatatatatatatatatatatatatatatatatataattttttttaaacattctaaTTTATAGTTAATAGatgaaaattgaattgaaaaagatATGTCTATACTCTGTACACTCAATTCCTACTTTAATAGCAACACTTCTACTCCTGATCAGTCAATTTTGTGGTAGCAGTGCAATCCACAAAATTACACATCCATAAAATGCAGATCCAGGTCAATGTTcacagttaatgttcacatcaaacatcaaactggggaaaatgtgatctcagtgactgacAGTGGCATAACTTTTAGTGTCAggcaggctggtttgagtattttagaaacttttgttctcctgggattttcacgtaTTAAAGtcttacacagaatggtgtgaaaaataaatgcgCATCCAGTAAGTGTGAGTTCTGCAGACAAAAACACATTGTTgaagagagaggtcagaggagaatggcaagACTAGTTTGAGATGTCAGGAAGGATAAGGCAACTCAAATAAACCTTAaaccatgatgagcagaaaagcatctctgaaTGTGCAACATGTTGTACTTTGAGGCTATAAACTATCACCTAAAAACTCTGCAGTTTGGGTGAGCATGTGCCCACCGTACCCTCAGATTGAACAtgggaaaaagaccaggcaatgttttCCAACCTTCAAGTGTCAAGtcaaagagtggttatttgatgatgtttgatgtgaattttCAGCAAAgtgcttgacctgtatctgcatgattttatgcattgcactgctgccagatgattggctgattgataTTTGCATTGATAATGAGAGAAAGTTTGCATATGCTTAGAACAAAATGTAAAcgacattttcctttatataTCTTATAATTCTGCCAGAGGGCCTTCTTCAGATTAAGGCTGGAATCCAACAGagtcattaaaaacatttgccTTAGGTCTGGattgtgttttggattgttgtcttcTTGTAGTATAGACccaggtttttgtttgttttcattaagaATTCCATTTTATATGAGTTTTTCAATTCAAATAAACCATAACAGATGCAAACTCTTTCCCTTAACTATATATAGactaaatattcatatatatggccaaaacaatgtggacacctgaccatcactcatatgtgggtcttccccataACTGTTGCCAGAAAGTTTTAAGCACAAAATTGTCTAGACtatctctgtatgctgtagtattatagtttcccttcactggacctGAGGggaccaaacctgttccagcatgacagtgcccctgtgcacaaaggcatggtttgccaaggttggagtggaaaaacTCAAGTGGCCTGTGCCCTGACCTCGCAGACTGTGCACCAGACCTCCTCGCATGACATCAgagcctgacctcattaatgctcttgtggctgaatgaacacaaatccccacagccacacttcaaaatctagtggaaattcTTCCCAGAcgggggggcgggggcggggggcAACTCTGTGTTAATCCCAATGGTTTTGGAATTGGCAAATAtaggtgtgatagtcaggtgtccacatacttttggcaatgtggtgtatgtatgaatatatgcATATTGTTACTACATTTATTAGATACACATATACAATACATACTACACCTAATGAATCTGTAcctgcctttttttaaattcattaatgaatttaaCAGCATGAAAATTGTGCACAGAACAAGATAAGATGAAACCCTGAGTTAACTAAAGTCTAAATATAAAagtttatagatgctataaaatgctttgaatgaaaatgttaaatgtatggCAGGCTATCAGGTACTGACGATAAAGAAGATGGGCTGAGCTAAACAAATAGTTTATCAGACATGACAGCTGCAGTATTTCTTCATTTACCAGTGATAAGAGGGGAACACTCCCAAAACCTAATGAGTTATGCTAAGACATCCAGTAGCCTATTACAAATATAAGAGTAAACTGGCACCAAGGAAGTCCATaggttgttgttgctgcttaGTCATAGAGGAACATGACATTTCTCCACACCCTATTTCAAGCTTTCTGTCacactatagaaacaatatatatatatatatatatatatatatagcaagcCTCCCTTCAAGGATGTATAAATTTCAGTCAGTAAATCTACTGTATGCATCTGACGAAACATACCGTGTCATGACCCGGGTAATATTTTATGAACGAAACAGCATTCAGGCTTATAATGCGGCTTTGTAAAATGCAGTTTTGAACAGTTAATACACAATTCGAAATGGTTCCTTACGAGCTGGAAAAGCCCTTGTACTGTAACCAGGTCCTCACTTCCTCTGGGCTGGATTTCATATCGAGATTTGGAGGTCGATTCACTCTCTGACAAAATGGTAGGACAGAAGACAAAGTTAAACACCTCTTGTGTGTCTCTTGGCTTTCTTGACATTCAAATCAGAAAGTACAGTAAATGATGAACGATGCTTTAAATAATGGAAAACTGGTGGAACTTACTGCTGGCTCTTCTCTATTCATGGGCTCTAGAACATTTGGAGGCACATGGCCCTCCTCGTCAAGATTGTTTCGCACTACCCACCATTGCCTGGACTTGTGTACCACCTGTGGGAACATGTTCACAAACAACTTCTCACATACAGGGTGGTGTTTCATACATTTAAGCTGAGCAAACAGTGCTAACAAAACATTGCTTTTGTGGGAAAGAAGGtatgcactttaaaaaaaattttttttttaaagaaaaagaccAGTAATTGCAGTCTGGCCAGTCAGTCAgacacattttaatttatttgatctTATTTGTATAAAGTTTTTAGCagattttacagattttttctTATATAGAGCCCTAATGAGCAACAGACTATATAAGACTAAAAGACTATATAAGACTAAAAATCTATGTAAGGATGAGACCTTCAGTGGAACCAGACTCTAAAGACCCattctcttctgggtgacaccaagTAAtggaatttttatatttatgttatacATTGactatggtttaaaaaaaaaaaaaaaaaaaaaacaaacaaacaaacagaaatatacaGAATGTTAAGTAAAAGTGAAAAGGAGTGACTAAATCAAGTATGTATGACTTTACAGCAGTAGATCTTACCTGCACCACATCACCTTTCATCACACTCAGCTCCTGACGGTTTCTGGCTGTGAAATCGTAGATCACGCGCATGTGGAGCGGAGGTTCTCCTGAGCTACAggacaaaaaagcacaaataatTGCTTTGTAGATGCATAATTTCACAAGAATGACATTAACACTACCCCTAAAGCTCCTAAATGTATGCATTATTcggtttatttgtatagcgcatTTACCAGTAGACACTGTCACCTAACCTTTATAGTAATTTGGATGTAGGATTAGATTCCTAATGAGTAAGCCATGACAGTCATACTAACTTTATAGCATAAGGGCAAACATTacaaagtgtgttgaaaggatttTCCGTTTGGGCATATTGTTGTATCAAGATGAAAGACATGGAAATCATCTTGTTCTGAAAATTTGAGCTCTTAAAAATCTTAGTGATTGGAGTTTGATGTATTGTAAGTGATTAAGGTATTATAATTTAGATTTCAATACTGTCCACTTTACTCATAATGATTAGCTGTCACAGCAGTATTATCACAGACTGTTATTTACCGTTCAGGCGGAGCACCAAAAAGCCTGTTATCCTGGAAGGGAAAGTAAACAGCTTGTGTCAACAATGTCACTATTAAACTACAACCATCTAATGCACATTACATAAAGTgatgggaaataagtatttggacacttttgtttttgttatttaatatacctcacttcaaatttacacacataatgtATTTTGACTTTATACTTATACATATGAACATAAACGTGTGTATTAATAtgtgtaaacaaaaaatatgtttaaaaaatgaaactgatGGGGGGAAAAGTATTAAGACACAAATTACTACTTTGTTGCAAAGTTGTTGCTTTGAGATGTCTATGGTAAGAAGTAATTAGGGTTTTACAGGATTGTGGTtcaattttggcccattcttatTCAATTCCCAAGGATACAAGAGTCCCTCTGATGGACTTGCCATTTAAAAACCCTCAATTAATAGTCAGGGGATTGGCTAGGCCATGCAAGCACCTTCATAAACGTTTTAGAAACCAGTCTCGGCTGTATTTGGGGATGTTGTCTTGCATGAAATGTCTATCTTCTTTTCAGACTCAGTTTCCTGGTTGAAACTTCTTTAATGTGTCCCAGTACATTGCTCCATCCATGTTTCCTTCGATGACGTGCAATGCCCCAAGACTGTttgcagagaagcagccccatatcaTAACACTCCCTCCTTCATACTATGGTATTCTTGGGATCTTATGTGTAACTCTTCATTCCCCAAACATGATAAGCTTAATTAATATATCCAaagtgctcttttattttttttggcttaaTCTTTTGTTCCAAAGAGTTCTGATttgtctgtgcttttttttttagcagaggaGTTTTGTATGGGGTGTATAAACGGATATGATTCTGACGCAGTTCATTGCTTATTGCTCTCCGTGtaactgttgttcctgctgccTTCAAgtcatcctgcaactctttttcAGTGACTAATGTCTTCTCTCTTAGCTTCCTTACCTTTAGTCTGAGATCATGTTGTGAAATCTTGCGTAGTGCAACTGTCATTGGACAGTGAGTTGTGGTTCCATGAACTTTCCACCTACATATTATCAAACCAATTGTATAGTGATAGGAATGTTAAACATCTTTGCTTGCGgctattttgctttttttcattaGAGCGCTGTTTAATAATGTCTCTTAGTACTCCTCACCCTCATCATGATTGCTACTTGTTTTGTGAAGTCTTCCAAACAGTGGCAATGTTTTTTctgatgcaatttttttttgttgcagcaATTGTCTCTAGAATTAATTTCATTTTCGTATTAAAAAAATACCTCACTGTATCTAGATTTTAGCAAAACAGAAAgctacagtgtgtacagtgcatctggaaagtattcacagcgcttcactttttccacattttgttatgttacagccttattccaaaatggattaaatgaattattttcctcaaaattctacaaacaataccccataatgacaatgtgaaagatgtttgttttaaatctttgcaa from Ictalurus furcatus strain D&B chromosome 5, Billie_1.0, whole genome shotgun sequence includes these protein-coding regions:
- the LOC128607921 gene encoding glutathione S-transferase Mu 3 codes for the protein MAMKLVYWDIRGLAQPIRLLLEYTGTEWEDKFYSCGEAPNYDKSCWFKEKATLNMDFPNLPYLEDGERKIVQSNAIMRYIARKHNLCGETEDEIIRVDILENQAMDFRNGFVMLCYLDFDNKKKGYLEALPGILKQFSVFLGDRKWFAGDKITFVDFIMYELLDQHRMFEPKCLDNFKNLKDFLDRFEALEKISAYMKSSRFMKTPVNNKMAKWGYKKE